The window AACCCGGAGCGGGGTCCGTCGAAACTTTTCTACATGGCTGACCAAGTCCGTCATCTCAAGCAGCGGCAGGTATTTCTCAACTTGGGCAAGGATGATCCCGGTGTCCTTGGCAATCAGGCTCAGGTTGACCTCTTTCCCCGGTCGCTCAAGCAACGCGATGTAGAACTGTTTGAGTTGCTCGGGTTTCCGAAACTCCGCGGCCAGTACAAGGTCCTCGTAGATGACTTTCTTCACCTGGTTATCGTAGAGGTAGTCTATTTTCTGATCCCACGTGGGGATGCTCCAAACCTCAGGAAATCCACCCTCTTGCAAATATTCATCAAGCAACGTGTGCCAACGATCCCAGTGTTCTTCGGGGACCCCCTTGACTATTACCTTTTCGAGGTCCACATGCTTCGGGTCCCCGGCAACCATACCCATTACGGCCACGCCTGCCTTGTGGACTTCCTCAAGGCTTTCCAACATCTGGCGATCCTCTCGGAACTGATAAAGCGCAAACTCCCTGAAAGAAAACGGAAGAAGGTGGTAATCCTTGACCCGCCCGAGGAGGCTCTCGCGAGTCTTCTTGAAGATGGGCGAGGAAGCCGACCCGGAGACGATGAAACGAACCGGATATTTCAGATCGTAGTATTTCTTGAGGTAAAGTTCCCACCTTTCTAAGCGCTGCACCTCGTCCAACAAAAGCAGGATTTTCCCCCTAGCAGCTCGGCGCCGTATTTCCTTCATCAGCGCTTCCATCAGCTGGTCCACATCGACCTTCGGGAGGAACAAGGCCGGGTCATCAAACGAGTAGTAGACGAGTTGGCCGGCCCGGCGACCTTGTCGGAGGTAATGCCTAACTATCTGCCGGAGCAGTGTACTCTTACCGATTCGCCGGGGGCCAGTAATCGAAAGAATTTGGGGAAGAGTCTCAAGGTCCCTAAGGACGTTGGCAAAGACCGGCCTATTGAACTCTGGGATACCCTCCAGCCCCTTCTCACCGAGCTCAAGCCACGGGTTGTAGGGAGCTAAAATCTTCGAAATATCCACAGGTTAAGCCTCTGATGCAAGATTTACAAATCATAATATATAAAAGTTTCAGGCCAATTACAAGCCCTCTGTATATCGCTTCAAACTCCAAAACCATCATGGACGCACACTGCCGAACTGTTCCAACCTGCTGTTGGCTAGTCAGAGAGCGGCAAGATCAGGAGGGCGGTGGGGTCGATGCGCGCCTGGCTCAGGTGAGCGCCGAAGTGGAGGTGGGGCCCGGAGGCGCGCCCGGTGGCCCCGACGGCGCCGATCGGCTGGCCGCGCTCGACGCGCTCGCGCTCCTGGACTTCGACACGCTCGAGGTGAAAGTAGAGCGTGAAGAGGCCCAGGCCGTGGTCCAGGACGACGAGGCGACCCGGGAAGAAGTACTCGGCAACCAGGGCGACGCGTCCGGCGTTGGCCGCCACGACCTGAGTCCCGGCGTCGGCGGAGTAGTCCACGCCGCTGTGGGGAGCGCGCGGCTGGCCGTTGATGATCCGGCGGGCGCCGAAGC is drawn from Candidatus Rokuibacteriota bacterium and contains these coding sequences:
- a CDS encoding ATP-binding protein, with protein sequence MDISKILAPYNPWLELGEKGLEGIPEFNRPVFANVLRDLETLPQILSITGPRRIGKSTLLRQIVRHYLRQGRRAGQLVYYSFDDPALFLPKVDVDQLMEALMKEIRRRAARGKILLLLDEVQRLERWELYLKKYYDLKYPVRFIVSGSASSPIFKKTRESLLGRVKDYHLLPFSFREFALYQFREDRQMLESLEEVHKAGVAVMGMVAGDPKHVDLEKVIVKGVPEEHWDRWHTLLDEYLQEGGFPEVWSIPTWDQKIDYLYDNQVKKVIYEDLVLAAEFRKPEQLKQFYIALLERPGKEVNLSLIAKDTGIILAQVEKYLPLLEMTDLVSHVEKFRRTPLRVRRGNVKFYLVDLALRNAVLRLDHTILNDPLVLGLYAENLVFNALRKWAGIIRIDYFRDRAGEVDFIVHVGGRWKYIPFEVKFRDEIAEDDLNPVRSFCRRFHVGPGVVVTKHRDDFGNREGLFFLPLLQFLLMFD